A portion of the Ferrimonas lipolytica genome contains these proteins:
- the lon gene encoding endopeptidase La, with the protein MSNNPINEFSANWNISLDVNGNAASAEAKTELVPVTKPDVLPVMPLQNRPFFPAQVMPVAVKGGEWESTLKAVEESEHKLMVLFHTSQPDAANGELNLDKLAQTGCVVRVHQFDQTEDGQFQFVAEGVERAHVLRWVTKEQPYLAELSYPIEEHPDTKEIKAYAIAIIKALKELIPLNPLYSEELKQYLERFGPSEPSPLSDFGAAITTASVAELQSVLDTVSLLPRMQKVLALLKKELDAAKVHSEISKEVNKTLDKREREFFLREQLKVIQRELGMSKDDKTSDADEFRQRIEGKTLPKQTQKRFDEEMQKLSVLETGSPEYAVTRSYLDWLTHVPWGVFSKDSIDVAKARKVLDKHHDGLQDVKERILEFLAVGSYKGEIGGSIILLVGPPGVGKTSIGKSVAACLGRPFYRFSVGGMRDEAEIKGHRRTYIGAMPGKLVQSLKESEVMNPVIMLDEIDKMGKSFQGDPASALLETLDPEQNVEFLDHYLDVRLDLSKALFVCTANTLDSIPGPLLDRMDVIRLSGYLAEEKLAIAKHHLWPRQLEKAGLKRSQLKISDPALRIVIEGYAREAGVRALEKQLAKLVRKSVVKLLESESEKLSIGIKDIEPMLGMTRFKNEEVLSGTGIVTGLAWTSMGGVTLPVEATIVHNQSRNLKLSGQLGDVMKESAGIAHNYISCNLEKYGAEPSFYDKAFIHLHVPDGATPKDGPSAGVTMATALLSLALNKAPLAGIAMTGELSLTGQVMPVGGIREKVIAAKRQKIKTVILPEANRGDFDELPDYVKEGITAHFAEQYAQVAKIMFG; encoded by the coding sequence ATGAGCAACAATCCTATCAACGAGTTCAGTGCCAACTGGAACATTAGCCTCGACGTTAATGGCAACGCCGCCAGCGCTGAGGCTAAAACCGAGCTGGTGCCGGTAACCAAACCCGACGTGCTTCCGGTGATGCCGTTGCAAAACCGACCGTTTTTTCCTGCCCAAGTCATGCCTGTTGCCGTCAAAGGCGGTGAGTGGGAATCAACCTTAAAAGCGGTTGAAGAGAGCGAACATAAGTTGATGGTGCTGTTTCATACCAGCCAACCAGACGCTGCCAATGGTGAACTCAATTTAGACAAACTGGCGCAAACCGGTTGTGTCGTGCGGGTACATCAGTTTGATCAGACTGAAGATGGGCAATTCCAATTCGTAGCAGAAGGGGTTGAGCGGGCCCACGTACTCCGCTGGGTAACTAAGGAGCAGCCGTACTTGGCTGAGCTGAGCTACCCAATTGAAGAACACCCAGATACCAAAGAGATTAAAGCTTACGCCATTGCCATCATTAAGGCATTGAAAGAGCTGATCCCGCTCAATCCACTCTACTCTGAAGAGTTAAAGCAGTATTTAGAGCGTTTTGGCCCAAGCGAGCCTTCGCCGCTCAGTGACTTTGGTGCCGCGATTACCACCGCCTCTGTTGCCGAACTGCAAAGCGTGCTCGACACCGTCAGTCTGCTGCCGCGGATGCAAAAGGTATTAGCGCTGCTGAAAAAGGAGCTTGATGCAGCCAAGGTTCACTCTGAGATCTCTAAAGAGGTAAACAAAACGCTCGATAAGCGTGAGCGTGAGTTTTTCCTCCGTGAACAGCTCAAGGTGATTCAGCGCGAGCTGGGAATGTCTAAAGACGATAAAACCTCCGATGCCGATGAATTCCGCCAACGTATTGAAGGTAAAACTCTGCCGAAGCAAACCCAAAAGCGCTTCGATGAAGAGATGCAAAAGCTATCGGTGCTGGAAACCGGCTCGCCGGAATACGCTGTTACTCGCAGTTACCTTGATTGGCTGACTCATGTGCCATGGGGGGTGTTCAGCAAAGACAGTATCGATGTGGCCAAAGCTCGTAAAGTGCTTGATAAACACCATGACGGTTTGCAAGACGTTAAAGAGCGGATCCTTGAGTTTCTTGCGGTTGGCTCCTATAAAGGCGAAATCGGCGGTTCTATCATCCTGTTGGTTGGTCCTCCGGGCGTTGGTAAAACCTCAATTGGCAAATCCGTTGCTGCTTGTTTGGGGCGTCCATTCTATCGCTTTAGCGTTGGTGGTATGCGTGATGAGGCCGAGATCAAGGGCCACCGCCGTACTTACATCGGCGCAATGCCGGGCAAGTTGGTGCAATCACTGAAAGAGTCTGAAGTGATGAATCCGGTCATCATGCTCGATGAGATCGATAAGATGGGTAAGAGCTTCCAGGGCGATCCGGCCTCGGCTCTGCTAGAAACCCTCGATCCGGAGCAGAACGTTGAGTTTCTCGATCACTACCTTGATGTCCGACTGGATCTATCAAAGGCATTATTCGTATGTACCGCTAACACCTTAGACAGCATTCCGGGGCCGCTACTAGACCGTATGGACGTCATTCGTTTGTCTGGTTACCTTGCCGAAGAGAAGCTAGCGATAGCTAAACACCACCTGTGGCCACGCCAACTAGAAAAAGCGGGCCTGAAGCGCTCCCAACTTAAGATCAGCGATCCCGCTCTGCGAATCGTGATTGAAGGTTACGCCCGCGAAGCAGGGGTACGCGCACTGGAGAAGCAGTTGGCTAAGCTTGTTCGTAAGTCGGTAGTTAAGCTGCTGGAGAGTGAATCAGAAAAACTGAGCATTGGCATTAAAGACATTGAGCCGATGCTGGGTATGACCCGCTTCAAAAACGAAGAGGTTCTCTCTGGTACCGGAATTGTTACCGGTTTGGCTTGGACCTCAATGGGTGGGGTAACCCTGCCGGTAGAAGCCACTATTGTTCATAACCAGAGCCGTAACCTTAAGCTCTCTGGTCAGCTTGGGGATGTAATGAAGGAGTCGGCAGGCATTGCCCACAACTACATTAGCTGCAACCTTGAAAAGTACGGCGCCGAACCAAGCTTCTATGACAAAGCCTTTATTCACCTGCACGTACCTGACGGCGCAACCCCAAAGGACGGGCCAAGTGCCGGTGTAACCATGGCTACTGCCCTGCTCTCCCTAGCCCTAAATAAGGCCCCATTAGCGGGTATTGCCATGACTGGTGAGTTGAGCTTAACCGGACAAGTAATGCCGGTTGGTGGGATCCGCGAGAAGGTTATTGCCGCCAAGCGCCAGAAAATCAAAACGGTGATTCTGCCGGAAGCCAACCGCGGCGATTTCGACGAGTTACCGGATTATGTTAAAGAAGGTATAACCGCCCACTTTGCGGAGCAATACGCTCAAGTGGCCAAAATCATGTTTGGCTGA
- a CDS encoding Lpp/OprI family alanine-zipper lipoprotein: protein MKVKLLAGLAMSTMLFGCANTADLEAQVSALSNKVDSLSTQVGSLSGQQDSLAADIKATKSAAMDAQDEAARANSRIDAMASDYRKK, encoded by the coding sequence ATGAAAGTTAAATTGCTGGCCGGCTTGGCCATGAGCACCATGCTGTTTGGTTGTGCTAACACTGCTGATTTGGAAGCTCAAGTTTCTGCACTGAGCAACAAAGTTGACTCTTTGTCTACTCAAGTTGGTTCTCTAAGTGGTCAACAGGATTCTCTGGCCGCTGATATCAAGGCTACTAAGAGCGCAGCTATGGACGCACAAGACGAAGCAGCTCGTGCAAACAGCCGTATCGACGCAATGGCTTCTGACTACCGTAAAAAGTAA
- the trhA gene encoding PAQR family membrane homeostasis protein TrhA has translation MTTANYSIGEEIANAVTHGLGVAAAIVGLTLMLAKGIPVLSGAEIAAISIYGATLVLMFLSSTLYHSITTPKAKAVLKRIDHCAIYLLIAGSYTPFMFIGLADPAAYLLLGVIWALAIAGVLFKALFVDRYKKLALATYLAMGWSSLLVIWQLMEVLPSGAFKLLVIGGICYSIGTIFYAVKTQPYFHAIWHLFVLAGASCHCVAVSIFLIP, from the coding sequence ATGACTACAGCCAACTACAGCATTGGTGAAGAGATCGCTAATGCCGTTACTCATGGACTCGGCGTGGCTGCCGCCATCGTCGGACTCACCTTAATGCTGGCCAAGGGGATCCCAGTATTAAGTGGCGCAGAGATTGCCGCCATCAGTATCTACGGTGCTACCTTGGTATTGATGTTCCTTAGCTCTACCCTTTACCACAGCATTACCACGCCCAAGGCAAAAGCGGTGCTCAAGCGCATTGACCACTGCGCCATCTATCTATTAATTGCCGGCAGCTATACTCCATTTATGTTTATTGGTCTTGCTGATCCCGCCGCGTACTTGTTACTTGGGGTTATTTGGGCGCTGGCCATTGCTGGGGTTTTGTTCAAGGCACTGTTTGTCGATCGCTACAAGAAGTTGGCGCTGGCAACCTATCTGGCGATGGGATGGTCGAGCTTATTGGTGATTTGGCAACTGATGGAGGTACTTCCCAGCGGTGCTTTCAAGTTATTGGTGATCGGTGGAATCTGTTACAGCATCGGCACGATTTTCTACGCGGTCAAAACCCAACCCTATTTTCATGCTATTTGGCACCTCTTTGTGTTGGCCGGAGCAAGTTGCCACTGTGTTGCAGTTTCGATATTTCTCATCCCCTAA
- a CDS encoding NYN domain-containing protein — protein sequence MQSVLILSDVQNVYYTTRQQFGCNFDYNRFWRSATANRNVVNAFAYAIDSGDEKQRQFQNILRAIGFEVKLKPFIRRADGTAKGDWDVGITIDAMEHAADVDVVILLSGDGDFAILANHIRAKYNVEVEVYGVEALTAKALIDAADRYVPIAGELLLQR from the coding sequence ATGCAGTCGGTTTTGATCCTATCTGACGTCCAAAACGTCTATTACACTACGCGACAACAGTTCGGCTGTAACTTTGATTACAACCGCTTTTGGCGCAGTGCGACTGCAAATCGAAATGTGGTTAATGCTTTTGCCTACGCCATCGATAGTGGTGATGAAAAGCAGCGTCAATTTCAGAATATTCTGAGGGCGATCGGCTTTGAAGTAAAACTTAAGCCATTTATTCGACGAGCAGATGGCACTGCTAAGGGCGATTGGGACGTCGGCATCACCATCGATGCGATGGAGCATGCGGCTGATGTTGATGTGGTGATTCTACTTTCTGGCGATGGTGACTTTGCCATTTTAGCTAATCATATTCGTGCCAAATATAACGTTGAGGTTGAGGTGTATGGGGTTGAAGCCCTAACCGCCAAGGCGCTTATTGACGCTGCCGATCGCTACGTTCCTATTGCCGGGGAATTGCTGTTGCAACGCTAG
- a CDS encoding GNAT family N-acetyltransferase, translating into MIELETERLILRQWRNDDFEPYARLCGDEKIMRYLGGNVLCREDSWRHMAMLVGHWQLKGFGHWAVELKHSGEFIGRIGCLEPEGWPDFELGWTICSNHQRQGLASEGARAALQWAFADPNRQQVISIIHPDNIASKQVALKLGLRFWRKATVKGIEVVIYGITKVDYQNLS; encoded by the coding sequence ATGATTGAACTCGAAACCGAGCGACTGATTCTGCGGCAGTGGCGTAACGACGACTTTGAACCCTACGCCCGACTCTGTGGCGACGAAAAGATCATGCGTTATCTAGGTGGCAATGTGCTCTGCCGCGAAGACTCGTGGCGCCATATGGCGATGCTGGTTGGCCACTGGCAGCTAAAGGGGTTTGGCCACTGGGCGGTTGAGCTAAAGCACAGCGGCGAGTTTATTGGCCGTATTGGTTGCTTAGAGCCGGAGGGCTGGCCGGATTTCGAATTGGGTTGGACCATCTGTTCCAACCACCAACGGCAGGGGCTTGCTAGCGAAGGCGCCCGAGCCGCGCTGCAATGGGCCTTTGCCGATCCCAATCGACAGCAAGTTATTAGCATTATTCACCCAGATAACATCGCTTCGAAACAGGTCGCGCTGAAGCTTGGTTTGCGCTTTTGGCGCAAGGCAACGGTAAAAGGCATTGAGGTTGTGATCTATGGCATAACCAAAGTTGATTACCAAAATCTCAGCTAA
- a CDS encoding L,D-transpeptidase family protein — translation MLMLITSLRSMGVVRAVFKVMALAVSLALPAHAAIYSLPQGESRLIGFPMEHRVEEGQTLDQIAQLYNMGFLALASANPEVDPLLPTPGTIIKLPSQMLLPDVPRKGVVVNLAELRLYYFDNANQRVHVFPIGIGVVGRETPVVSTRISQKRKNPTWTPTATTRKKWIEENGEALPRVVPAGPDNPLGHRALRLGFGNGEYLIHGTNQEFGIGMRVSAGCMRLRYDDIETLFDMVRVGEPVRIINDAVKVANEPDGWLIEVHEPLSDLVELGRDEKELTIPLSVEKQLAVAMPDPVRLAQAIADKSGVPSRLR, via the coding sequence ATGCTAATGCTAATAACCAGTTTACGGAGTATGGGTGTGGTTCGAGCTGTATTTAAAGTGATGGCCTTAGCGGTGAGTCTGGCATTGCCAGCACACGCTGCGATCTATTCATTGCCTCAGGGTGAGAGCCGCTTAATTGGATTTCCGATGGAGCACCGAGTTGAGGAAGGGCAAACGCTGGATCAGATAGCTCAGCTTTATAATATGGGGTTCCTCGCTCTGGCCTCAGCTAACCCCGAAGTTGACCCACTGTTACCTACTCCTGGCACCATTATCAAGCTGCCTTCGCAGATGCTGTTGCCAGACGTTCCTCGTAAAGGCGTTGTGGTTAACTTAGCTGAATTACGATTGTACTACTTTGACAACGCCAACCAACGGGTGCATGTATTCCCTATCGGTATTGGTGTTGTTGGCCGAGAAACCCCAGTGGTGTCGACGCGCATCAGTCAGAAGCGCAAAAATCCAACCTGGACCCCAACCGCAACCACCCGTAAAAAGTGGATTGAGGAAAATGGTGAAGCGCTGCCCCGTGTGGTTCCTGCTGGGCCCGATAACCCACTTGGTCACCGCGCGTTGCGATTAGGCTTTGGTAATGGCGAATACCTAATCCACGGCACTAACCAAGAGTTTGGTATCGGCATGCGGGTAAGTGCTGGTTGTATGCGGTTACGCTACGACGACATTGAAACGCTGTTCGATATGGTTCGAGTTGGTGAGCCGGTACGGATCATTAACGATGCGGTTAAGGTTGCCAATGAGCCTGACGGTTGGTTGATTGAGGTGCACGAACCATTATCAGACTTGGTTGAGCTGGGGCGCGATGAGAAGGAGCTAACCATTCCGCTAAGTGTTGAAAAGCAATTAGCAGTGGCAATGCCAGATCCGGTTCGATTAGCGCAAGCGATTGCCGATAAAAGCGGTGTGCCAAGCCGACTCCGTTAG
- the fdhF gene encoding formate dehydrogenase subunit alpha: protein MIKLILDEKELHAPAGVRLLDWAREQGATIPSLCGDNQTDKKTPCDLCVVEINGEIVRSCEYHVTDAVTVVSHSEALTLRRQQALTRILSDHHADCEAPCKTACPAAVDIQSYLFHIAQGDEVKANEIVKQSLPMPMSVGRVCPAFCETECRRNLVDEPLAIRQLKRHAADIDLNGEQPHLAPIKAKNGKRVAIIGAGPAGLSAGYFLSHQGVEVDLFESMPEAGGWLRYGIPEYRLPKQTLAKEIELMCRAGMKIHTNKAMGKDLQLADLQQQYDGVCLAIGAQQAVDMPYTGSDLDGVLLGVDYLKAFSAGEPVSVGKKVAVVGGGNTAIDCARTALRQGADVTIIYRRTKADMPAEDYEIHEAEVEGIDFMFMSVPVENVADENGRIAKVKVEALKLGEPDASGRRRPESTGEFSWHEFDTVIPAVSQKPDTSALGDAIALTRWNTADAPDSTFHTGGNTFAIGDFRLGPATAVEAIGEGRRCAEVMLNFFNQGKIAVADREFNSRKAERLKDVESRYYGDVPVAARLKMPELAVNARTSTFGEVETGFDRDLAIAEAARCLECGCQKSQSCDLRDYATEYRINDDDLGKDHYSKYAVDESSPFIRFDANRCIGCGQCVQACRDEGVHNVLDLADNGQRCKVKIGNGELLSASDCVQCGACVQACPVGAITEKNVSQHGLANNYKQVNTVCTYCGVGCGITMHVDENTNKVVKVSGVEGSPVNQGMLCVKGRFGFDFVNSEQRLTQPYIRVNGELQPASWDDAISLIAKRFTELKTEFGSGALAGLSSAKTTNEENYLFQKFIRTVVGNNNVDHCARLCHATTGTGLEPTIGNGSMTNNIASIKHSELVFIIGSDTATSHPVIASHIRQATLNGNAKLVVADPRKVDMAFHSDLYLQHRPGTDVMLLNALAQEIIRNGWQDQAFIDGRTEQYDALYDEVMRSQYSVENAAIVCGVDVAGIKQLAKMIGASKATSVFYAMGITQHSNGTNNVKAISNLQLLTGNVGKLGAGINPLRGQSNVQGAGDMGALPNTLPGHFKLPNEATVAHFKAHWGVEIDNQVGLKLTEMIDAILTKQLRSMYIVGENPVLSDPDQVHVLEALNSIDFLVVQDIFMTETAQLADVVLPAFSFAEKTGHITNTERRVQRLRPAIKGPGLAKPDWQITQLVANAMGADWNYQSSQQILEEINSVAPVYAGITWQRTETEALQWPCYSESDMGTPIMHEVGFFQMDKANFAPVPYRTSAELPDEQYPLILTTGRQLAQFHTGTMTRKTAGMDELAQPMVMVSVADAERMGISNSQMLKLTTRRGELEVPAFVTKRIRPGVVFMPFHFVEAAANVLTNAALDPIAKIPEFKVCAVKVEAA from the coding sequence ATGATCAAACTGATTCTCGACGAAAAAGAGTTGCATGCACCGGCAGGTGTACGCTTGTTGGACTGGGCGCGCGAACAGGGCGCGACTATCCCATCGCTGTGCGGCGATAACCAAACCGACAAGAAAACGCCATGTGACTTGTGCGTGGTTGAGATTAATGGCGAGATCGTACGCAGCTGTGAATACCACGTTACCGACGCGGTAACGGTGGTAAGCCATTCGGAAGCTTTGACTCTGCGTCGTCAACAAGCGCTAACCCGAATCCTGTCTGATCACCATGCAGATTGTGAAGCGCCTTGTAAGACGGCCTGTCCGGCCGCGGTGGACATCCAATCTTATCTGTTCCACATCGCCCAAGGCGATGAAGTAAAAGCCAACGAAATTGTAAAACAGAGCTTGCCAATGCCGATGTCGGTAGGGCGGGTCTGTCCGGCATTCTGCGAAACCGAATGTCGTCGTAACTTGGTTGATGAGCCGCTGGCTATCCGGCAGTTGAAGCGCCACGCTGCCGATATCGACCTCAATGGTGAGCAGCCGCACCTAGCACCAATTAAGGCGAAAAATGGCAAACGCGTTGCCATCATTGGGGCAGGACCTGCGGGTCTATCTGCCGGTTACTTCCTTAGTCACCAAGGCGTTGAAGTTGACCTGTTTGAGTCCATGCCGGAAGCCGGTGGTTGGCTTCGCTACGGGATCCCCGAGTACCGCCTGCCCAAGCAGACCTTAGCCAAAGAAATTGAGTTAATGTGCCGCGCTGGCATGAAGATCCACACCAACAAGGCCATGGGTAAAGATCTGCAATTGGCGGATCTGCAGCAGCAATATGACGGCGTTTGCTTGGCTATTGGTGCACAACAAGCGGTTGATATGCCGTATACCGGTTCGGATCTGGATGGAGTATTGCTAGGGGTAGATTACCTCAAGGCATTCTCAGCCGGTGAGCCGGTTAGTGTTGGTAAAAAGGTTGCCGTAGTCGGTGGTGGTAACACCGCCATCGATTGCGCCCGGACGGCACTGCGCCAAGGTGCTGATGTCACTATTATCTATCGTCGTACCAAAGCGGATATGCCGGCGGAAGATTACGAAATCCACGAAGCGGAAGTGGAAGGGATCGACTTTATGTTTATGTCGGTGCCGGTAGAAAACGTCGCTGATGAAAATGGCCGTATTGCCAAGGTTAAGGTTGAAGCGCTTAAACTGGGTGAGCCAGACGCCTCTGGTCGTCGTCGTCCTGAGTCAACCGGCGAATTCAGTTGGCATGAGTTTGATACCGTTATCCCAGCGGTAAGCCAAAAGCCTGATACGAGTGCACTTGGCGATGCCATTGCGCTGACCCGTTGGAACACCGCCGATGCGCCAGATTCGACCTTCCACACCGGTGGCAACACCTTCGCCATTGGTGATTTTCGCTTAGGTCCAGCTACCGCCGTAGAAGCGATAGGCGAAGGCCGTCGCTGTGCTGAAGTGATGCTTAACTTCTTTAACCAAGGCAAGATCGCCGTAGCAGATCGCGAGTTTAACTCCCGTAAAGCAGAGCGTTTAAAAGACGTTGAAAGCCGTTACTACGGTGATGTTCCCGTTGCTGCACGGCTAAAAATGCCAGAGTTGGCAGTGAATGCCCGTACCAGTACCTTTGGTGAGGTCGAGACCGGTTTCGACCGTGATCTCGCCATTGCTGAAGCCGCCCGCTGTTTGGAGTGTGGCTGCCAGAAAAGCCAAAGCTGCGATCTACGTGATTACGCCACCGAATACCGCATCAATGATGATGATTTAGGCAAGGATCACTACAGCAAGTACGCGGTTGATGAATCGTCGCCGTTCATTCGTTTTGACGCCAACCGCTGTATTGGCTGTGGTCAATGTGTTCAAGCCTGTCGCGATGAAGGCGTGCATAACGTATTGGATCTGGCTGACAATGGCCAACGCTGTAAGGTTAAGATTGGCAATGGCGAACTGCTGTCGGCGTCGGATTGCGTCCAGTGTGGTGCCTGTGTCCAAGCATGTCCGGTGGGTGCCATTACTGAGAAGAACGTCAGCCAACATGGATTGGCCAACAACTACAAACAGGTAAATACGGTTTGTACATACTGTGGTGTTGGCTGTGGTATCACCATGCACGTTGATGAAAACACTAATAAAGTGGTTAAGGTTAGCGGTGTTGAAGGTTCTCCAGTAAACCAAGGTATGCTTTGTGTTAAAGGGCGTTTCGGCTTTGATTTTGTAAACTCGGAACAGCGCTTAACCCAGCCATACATTCGAGTGAATGGCGAGCTACAACCAGCCAGCTGGGACGACGCCATTAGTTTGATAGCCAAACGTTTCACCGAATTGAAAACCGAGTTTGGTAGTGGGGCGTTGGCGGGCTTGTCGTCGGCTAAAACCACCAATGAAGAGAACTACCTGTTCCAGAAGTTTATTCGTACGGTGGTGGGCAACAATAACGTCGACCATTGTGCTCGTTTGTGTCACGCCACAACCGGTACTGGCTTGGAGCCAACCATCGGCAACGGCTCAATGACCAACAACATTGCTAGCATCAAACATTCTGAATTGGTGTTTATCATCGGTTCCGATACGGCCACCTCGCACCCGGTTATCGCCTCGCATATTCGCCAAGCAACGCTAAATGGCAACGCCAAGTTGGTGGTGGCGGATCCACGCAAGGTCGACATGGCGTTTCATAGCGATCTGTATCTGCAGCATCGCCCAGGTACCGATGTCATGCTGCTGAACGCACTGGCACAAGAGATCATCCGTAACGGCTGGCAAGATCAAGCCTTTATCGATGGTCGTACTGAACAATATGACGCCCTTTATGATGAGGTGATGCGCAGTCAATACTCAGTGGAGAACGCGGCGATTGTTTGTGGTGTCGACGTAGCTGGTATCAAGCAGTTGGCTAAGATGATTGGTGCGTCAAAGGCAACTTCGGTGTTCTATGCCATGGGCATTACCCAGCACAGTAACGGCACCAACAACGTTAAAGCCATCTCTAACCTGCAACTGCTCACCGGTAATGTCGGTAAACTTGGCGCTGGTATCAACCCGTTGCGCGGCCAAAGCAATGTTCAAGGGGCAGGGGACATGGGGGCGTTGCCAAACACCTTACCGGGTCACTTCAAACTGCCAAACGAAGCGACAGTTGCGCACTTTAAGGCCCACTGGGGGGTTGAGATTGACAATCAGGTTGGCCTGAAGCTAACCGAAATGATTGACGCCATCTTAACTAAACAGCTGCGCAGCATGTACATCGTTGGTGAAAACCCAGTGCTGTCCGATCCTGATCAAGTGCATGTATTGGAAGCGTTAAACAGCATCGATTTCTTGGTTGTCCAAGATATCTTTATGACCGAAACCGCTCAGTTGGCCGACGTGGTGCTGCCGGCATTCTCTTTTGCCGAGAAAACCGGTCATATCACCAATACCGAACGCCGAGTACAGCGCTTGCGTCCTGCGATTAAGGGGCCTGGCTTAGCTAAACCAGATTGGCAGATCACCCAGTTGGTGGCTAATGCGATGGGAGCTGATTGGAATTATCAGTCGTCGCAACAGATCCTTGAAGAGATCAACAGCGTAGCACCGGTATATGCTGGTATTACGTGGCAGCGTACCGAAACCGAAGCGTTGCAGTGGCCTTGTTATAGCGAGTCCGATATGGGCACACCGATAATGCATGAGGTCGGCTTCTTCCAGATGGACAAAGCCAACTTCGCACCGGTGCCTTATCGCACCTCCGCTGAGCTGCCAGATGAGCAGTACCCGTTGATCCTAACTACAGGCCGTCAGTTAGCGCAGTTCCATACCGGTACCATGACGCGTAAGACTGCTGGTATGGATGAACTGGCGCAGCCGATGGTGATGGTGTCTGTAGCTGATGCCGAGCGGATGGGGATCAGCAATTCGCAAATGTTGAAGCTGACTACACGCCGTGGTGAGTTAGAGGTACCAGCCTTTGTGACTAAGCGGATCCGTCCGGGAGTGGTATTTATGCCGTTCCACTTTGTTGAGGCTGCGGCCAATGTGCTTACCAACGCCGCGCTTGACCCAATCGCTAAGATCCCTGAGTTCAAGGTGTGTGCGGTTAAGGTTGAAGCCGCCTAA
- a CDS encoding RelA/SpoT domain-containing protein, with protein MGKFFKTALAMLMMVGQPAAGFATQSQFEQKHQPNNAAEQNRFHTGNVLESIASYQAYQPTQALTTFEPLYQQAQHAQNELAMLTQKSAYLSATDALIPQVKSPQRALAKLHADCDGDVTRLTDLARSSLVANDVDGVVRAYRQLKSEVEVVRVKNRFATPKANGYRDMNLLVRLPASGHIAEVQIHLSEIAAIKNGPEHDIYQQIQQIERRSSNPSEFELAQIDKLKWQSTQMYETAWSNYITPKHKVG; from the coding sequence ATGGGAAAGTTTTTTAAAACGGCGTTAGCGATGTTGATGATGGTGGGGCAACCCGCCGCAGGCTTCGCAACGCAGTCGCAGTTTGAACAAAAGCACCAGCCAAACAACGCGGCTGAACAGAACCGTTTTCATACCGGCAACGTGCTTGAATCCATCGCCAGTTATCAGGCTTACCAACCTACTCAAGCACTAACAACCTTCGAACCGCTGTACCAACAAGCGCAACATGCTCAAAATGAGCTTGCTATGCTAACCCAAAAAAGTGCCTACCTTTCGGCCACCGATGCACTCATTCCTCAAGTAAAAAGCCCACAACGTGCATTAGCCAAGCTCCACGCCGATTGCGATGGTGACGTAACCAGACTGACTGATCTGGCGCGCAGCTCATTAGTAGCCAATGACGTTGATGGCGTTGTACGAGCCTACCGCCAGCTCAAAAGTGAGGTTGAGGTAGTACGGGTTAAAAACCGTTTCGCAACCCCTAAAGCCAATGGCTATCGTGACATGAACCTATTGGTTCGCTTGCCCGCTAGCGGTCATATTGCTGAAGTACAGATCCACTTAAGCGAAATTGCTGCGATTAAAAATGGTCCAGAGCACGACATCTACCAGCAGATTCAGCAGATTGAACGGCGCAGCAGTAATCCATCTGAATTTGAATTGGCACAAATAGACAAGCTCAAATGGCAATCCACCCAGATGTACGAAACCGCGTGGAGCAATTACATCACTCCAAAACACAAAGTCGGCTAA